From the genome of Labrus bergylta chromosome 12, fLabBer1.1, whole genome shotgun sequence, one region includes:
- the LOC109980980 gene encoding protein SSUH2 homolog, which translates to MQHTGVGYDKSHQNPNYGVANPGYFPAAEGGAAMFAPPTADFQGPSAPPASMFDNLPGYEETVAGGEGGFLPPPMPSYPVPQPEPGPHQPQWNIPSISKDTARDAFVLFASSKCCYSAAPAKDGVITSMEAFNAYRYRLETFTESRSTKWKHEPYHNQPLDAFAQPPPGPWDIPAKSPTFFVDDKQVIKVPNTSSLKSCHACVGMGRKPCNSCVGAGNKVCWVCNGSGFRHGDDRCHHCSGRGRENCSHCHGQGSEQCITCHGKRQLLVYIKLTVKWTNNTDNCVVGQSSGLQLDNLSKVSGEELFKDTQYMVYPVTGFPDVTVVNTAQRLVGEHQNKFCQSSRILQQRQTIELIPVTKVTYSWKENSHVYFVYGNEFKVSADNYPAPCCCTVM; encoded by the exons ATGCAACACACGGGGGTGGGGTATGATAAAAG CCACCAAAACCCAAATTATGGAGTGGCCAACCCCGGGTACTTCCCGGCAGCAGAAGGGGGGGCAG CTATGTTCGCCCCACCCACAGCAGACTTCCAGGGCCCCAGCGCTCCTCCGGCCAGTATGTTTGACAACTTGCCTGGCTATGAAGAAACAGTGGCGGGAGGAGAAG GTGGATTTCTACCTCCTCCAATGCCTTCTTACCCAGTTCCTCAGCCTGAACCTGGACCTCACCAACCACAATGGAA TATCCCGTCTATCAGCAAGGACACTGCCCGGGATGCGTTTGTCCTGTTTGCCTCCAGCAAATGCTGCTACAGTGCAGCACCAGCAAAGGATGGTGTGATCACCAGTATGGAGGCATTTAATGCTTACAGG TACCGCCTGGAAACCTTCACTGAATCACGATCTACAAAGTGGAAGCATGAGCCATACCATA acCAGCCTTTGGATGCCTTTGCCCAACCTCCACCAGGGCCGTGGGATATTCCTGCAAAATCCCCCACCTTTTTTGTGGATGACAAGCAGGTTATAAAGGTTCCCAACACATCCTCATTGAAG AGCTGCCATGCTTGTGTGGGAATGGGGAGAAAACCTTGCAATAGCTGTGTTGGTGCTGGAAAT AAAGTTTGTTGGGTCTGCAATGGATCCGGTTTCCGCCACGGAGATGATCGATGCCACCACTGCAGTGGCAGAGGGAGGGAAAA TTGCAGCCACTGTCACGGGCAAGGATCGGAGCAATGTATCACATGTCATGGAAAACGACAGCTTCTGGTCTACATCAAACTCACCGTGAAATG GACCAACAACACTGATAACTGTGTTGTGGGACAGTCAAGTGGACTGCAGTTGGACAACCTGAGCAAAGTGTCTGGCGAGGAGCTTTTCAAAGACACTCAGTACATg GTTTACCCAGTGACCGGCTTTCCAGATGTTACAGTGGTGAATACTGCACAGCGCCTTGTCGGAGAACACCAGAACAAGTTCTGCCAGAGCTCACGTATTCTACAACAG CGTCAGACCATAGAGCTGATCCCCGTCACCAAAGTGACCTACTCATGGAAAGAGAACTCACATGTTTACTTTGTGTACGGAAATGAGTTCAAAGTCAGTGCAGATAATTATCCTGCTCCCTGTTGCTGTACTGTCATGTAA
- the rpl32 gene encoding 60S ribosomal protein L32: MAALRPLTKPKIVKKRTKKFIRHQSDRYVKIAKNWRKPRGIDNRVRRRFKGQMLMPNIGYGSNKKTKYMLPSGFKKFLVHNIKELEVLMMSNKTHCAEIAHNVSSKNRKLIVERAAQLAIKITNPNARLRSEENE, translated from the exons ATGGCAGCCCTCCGGCCCCTCACAAAGCCCAAGATTGTCAAAAAGAGAACTAAGAAGTTCATCCGCCATCAATCTGACAGATATGTGAAGATTGCG AAAAATTGGCGTAAGCCCAGAGGTATTGACAACAGGGTTCGCAGGCGGTTCAAGGGTCAGATGCTGATGCCCAACATTGGTTATGGTAGCAACAAGAAGACCAAGTACATGCTGCCCTCTGGCTTCAAGAAGTTTCTGGTGCACAATATCAAGGAGCTCGAGGTCCTGATGATGAGTAACAA GACTCACTGTGCTGAGATTGCCCACAACGTCTCCTCCAAGAACAGGAAGCTGATCGTGGAGAGAGCAGCTCAGCTGGCCATCAAGATTACAAACCCCAACGCCAGGCTCAGGAGTGAGGAGAACGAATAA